In a single window of the Deltaproteobacteria bacterium genome:
- a CDS encoding CopG family transcriptional regulator — translation MKKEYDFSKGKRGAVVPVPPGKTRITIRLDDDVIDWFRQQVHAAGGGSYQTLINNALREYARRRPESLESTIRRVLRQELRRGSRRVAGKFHRDA, via the coding sequence ATGAAGAAGGAGTACGATTTCAGCAAGGGCAAGCGGGGCGCCGTGGTCCCGGTCCCGCCGGGGAAGACCCGGATCACTATCCGCCTCGACGACGACGTGATCGACTGGTTCCGGCAGCAGGTGCATGCCGCGGGCGGCGGCAGTTACCAGACGCTCATCAACAACGCGCTGCGTGAGTACGCCCGACGTCGGCCCGAATCTCTCGAGAGTACCATTCGGCGCGTCCTTCGCCAGGAGCTCCGGAGGGGATCCCGGCGAGTGGCTGGCAAGTTCCATCGAGACGCCTAA
- a CDS encoding BrnT family toxin, whose product MEVEWDPEKARLNLQKHGVDFADAATALHDEMAITIPDDDPDEQRFVTLASDVLGRVLVVVCTWRGPRIRLISARPATRRERKQYEGKRR is encoded by the coding sequence GTGGAGGTCGAGTGGGATCCGGAGAAGGCTAGGCTCAACCTCCAGAAGCACGGAGTGGACTTCGCAGACGCTGCCACGGCTCTCCACGACGAAATGGCCATCACCATTCCCGACGACGATCCCGACGAGCAACGGTTCGTAACTCTCGCCTCCGACGTGCTCGGGCGTGTGCTCGTCGTCGTATGCACGTGGCGGGGTCCACGAATCCGCCTGATCTCCGCGAGGCCTGCAACCCGCAGGGAACGAAAGCAATACGAAGGTAAGCGACGATGA
- a CDS encoding SDR family NAD(P)-dependent oxidoreductase has translation MARTATVSPWKHAIVVGASSGIGAAVARELGRQGCRVALVARREEELRRVADAINGAGATHDLARLYVHDVTAYDEVPGLLERICRDLGGLDLIVYAAGVMPRLAADEYTFDKDRRTLEVNVLGAVAWLNEAAQRFALARAGTIVGIASVAGDRGRRGNPVYCTSKAALATYLEALRNRVGRHGVAVVTVKPGPVDTPMSRGVERRPFVIGADDAARQILAAARRRAVVAYVPRIWQPIMFVIRHLPSRIFRHLDL, from the coding sequence ATGGCCCGCACCGCGACCGTGTCCCCCTGGAAGCACGCGATCGTTGTCGGAGCCTCGTCCGGCATCGGTGCCGCAGTTGCCCGCGAGCTCGGACGGCAGGGATGTCGGGTGGCGCTCGTCGCGCGGCGGGAAGAGGAGCTACGCCGGGTCGCCGACGCGATCAATGGAGCCGGCGCGACCCACGACCTCGCCCGGCTCTACGTGCACGACGTGACCGCGTACGACGAGGTGCCCGGGCTGCTGGAACGCATCTGCCGGGACCTCGGCGGCCTCGACCTGATCGTCTATGCCGCCGGCGTCATGCCGCGGCTCGCAGCCGACGAATACACCTTCGACAAGGATCGCCGCACCCTGGAGGTCAACGTCCTCGGCGCCGTCGCGTGGCTCAACGAGGCGGCACAGCGCTTCGCGCTGGCGCGTGCCGGCACGATCGTGGGGATCGCCTCGGTGGCGGGCGACCGTGGCCGTCGCGGGAACCCCGTCTACTGCACGTCGAAGGCGGCGCTCGCGACGTACCTGGAAGCGCTCCGCAACCGTGTCGGGCGCCATGGCGTCGCGGTGGTGACCGTCAAGCCGGGCCCGGTCGACACCCCGATGAGCCGCGGCGTCGAGCGCCGGCCCTTCGTCATCGGAGCGGACGACGCCGCGCGCCAGATCCTGGCCGCCGCGCGCCGGCGGGCGGTCGTCGCTTACGTGCCGAGGATCTGGCAGCCGATCATGTTCGTGATACGCCACCTCCCGTCGCGCATCTTCCGGCACCTCGACCTATGA
- a CDS encoding FAD-binding oxidoreductase, producing the protein MSRSAHSGTAVASGTLPVERLERLWGWGRTSSATSYVYRPSTPEGVLQMFELARAHGVTVGLRGAGQSYGDAALNAGNICLDLSCMKRILAWDPGQGIIQLEPGVTIEQLWQYAIEDGWWPAVVPGTMFATLGGCLGMNVHGKNNWAVGPIGEHVVEFELLLPNGEVRRCSREHEAELFHAAIGGFGMLGCFLSVTLRLKRVHSGLLDVEPFVARSLDEMIEVFEARMRTADHLVGWVDGLARGEQVGRGVVHQANHLGPGDDPEPARTLRVDSQTLPATLIGVVPASMAWRLMRPFMNQIGLRLINGVRYRWSRATGHRAYRQSHAAFAFLFDYIPNWNLVYGPGGMIQYQSFVPASRAARVFKMQLELARRNGLPALLGVLKRHRADPFLMSPAVDGYSLALEFKVTERNRRRLWALAAEFDALVLEAGGRLYFAKDSTTTAATVRRAYGEERIERFLALKRVCDPEDRLVTDLFRRLLCGRDEAL; encoded by the coding sequence ATGAGCCGGTCCGCGCATTCCGGCACGGCGGTGGCGTCGGGTACCCTGCCGGTCGAGCGGCTCGAACGCCTGTGGGGATGGGGCAGGACGTCGAGCGCCACGAGCTACGTCTACCGGCCGAGCACGCCCGAGGGCGTACTCCAGATGTTCGAGCTCGCGCGGGCTCACGGGGTGACGGTCGGGCTCCGCGGCGCGGGCCAGAGCTACGGCGATGCCGCGCTCAACGCCGGAAACATCTGCCTGGACCTCTCGTGCATGAAGCGGATCCTCGCCTGGGATCCCGGTCAGGGAATCATCCAGCTCGAGCCCGGCGTGACGATCGAGCAGCTCTGGCAGTACGCGATCGAGGACGGCTGGTGGCCCGCCGTCGTGCCCGGAACGATGTTCGCCACCCTCGGCGGCTGCCTCGGCATGAACGTCCACGGCAAGAACAACTGGGCCGTCGGTCCGATCGGCGAACACGTCGTCGAGTTCGAGCTCCTGCTGCCGAACGGGGAAGTGCGGCGGTGCAGCCGCGAGCACGAGGCCGAGCTCTTCCACGCCGCGATCGGGGGATTCGGCATGCTCGGGTGCTTCCTGAGCGTCACCCTGCGTCTGAAGAGGGTGCACTCCGGCCTGCTCGACGTGGAGCCCTTTGTCGCGCGGAGCCTCGACGAGATGATCGAGGTGTTCGAGGCGCGGATGAGGACCGCGGACCATCTTGTCGGTTGGGTCGACGGGCTTGCCCGCGGCGAGCAGGTGGGCCGCGGCGTGGTCCACCAGGCGAACCACCTCGGGCCCGGCGACGACCCGGAGCCGGCGCGCACCCTGCGCGTGGACAGCCAGACGCTCCCCGCGACGTTGATCGGTGTCGTTCCCGCATCCATGGCGTGGCGGCTGATGCGGCCGTTCATGAACCAGATCGGCCTCCGCCTCATCAACGGAGTGCGATATCGGTGGAGTCGCGCAACGGGCCACCGGGCCTACCGGCAGTCGCACGCCGCATTCGCCTTCCTCTTCGACTACATCCCGAACTGGAACCTCGTCTACGGACCGGGTGGGATGATCCAGTACCAGAGCTTCGTGCCGGCGTCGCGCGCTGCGCGGGTCTTCAAGATGCAGCTGGAGCTCGCGCGGCGGAACGGCCTCCCGGCACTGCTCGGCGTCCTCAAGCGCCACCGCGCGGACCCCTTCCTCATGTCCCCTGCCGTCGACGGGTACTCGCTGGCGCTCGAGTTCAAGGTCACCGAGCGGAACCGCCGGCGGCTGTGGGCGCTCGCGGCCGAGTTCGACGCGCTGGTCCTCGAGGCTGGGGGCCGCCTCTACTTCGCGAAGGACAGCACGACGACCGCGG